The Stenotrophomonas maltophilia genome segment ACTTGCGGTGCAGGTGCCGGAAGTCGAATTGCCAGCCGTGTTCCTGCCGCCCGCCGTGCTTGCGCACGAGGCGGTACAGCCAGCGTTCGATGCCGCCTTTCAAGCGGAAATAGGCCGGGTCGATGGTCAGCACCAGGGCGGCGTCGAGCACGCCGGCATAGAACCAGTCCGGCAGGATCAGCTCGATGCCCAGCGGCGTGCCGCTGGCGTCGGCCAGCTCGCGCCATTCGTTCACCCACGAAAAGCGGTGCAAGCGCCGGCCGGTGGTTTCGCGGATGGAAGTCGCCACGCTGGTCGATTGCAGCCGGTCGAGTGCAGCTTTCAAGCGCTGATAGTCGTTGAGGGACGTGCCGCGCCCGATGAAGCGCAGGATCTCGTAGGGCGTGGCGTGTATCAAGCGCGACGGGCGAATGCCCGCGTCGCGCGCCTCCACGATCTGCGAGGCCGCCCAAATCAGAACGTCGGCATCCCATATCGTGGCGATGCCATGCTCGGCCGTGCCTTCCACGCGGATGGTGATGTTCCCGCTGCGGAAGTCGATCGGCGCGGTGCGCCGCGACTTCGCCAACGAGAAGAACGGAAAGGCCATCAAGTCCTGACTGTCGCGCGGCGCCATGCCGTCGCCCGGTAGCGCACGGAACAGGTCGAGCTGTTCCCGCTGCTGCGATCGCTGCCCCGGTGGCAGCGATGGGCTGGACATGACGATGGCCACCGGCGAGCCGACGATCAGCGGCCATCACGGTAGTCGCCCGCATGACGCTCGGCATATTCCGGGTCGGACGTGGCCTCGTAGCTGCGCTGGTCGGCCCAGGCATCGAGGTCGGCCACCGCGTACATGACGCGGCGGCCGAACTTGCGGAACTTCGGGCCGCCGCCCATCACGCGCTGTTTCTCCAGCGTGCGCGGCGACAGCCGCAAGTATTCGGCGGCTTCGTCGTTGGTCAGGTAGCGTTGGGGCTGCACGGGCGCAGCGACAGCAGCGGCGGCAGGCCGCAAGGGAGCGGGTCGCATGGGATGTACCTCCATCAAGCCCGGCCACACCACGCGGCCGGATAGAGGCACTTTCAAGAAAGCAAGGCTTCCTGCTCAGGGACGTTTTGCAGGGGATGCAGCGCGTCCCTGTGCAACGGGCGGAAGCTGTGCAAGGCGGCGGTAGCCGCCGCGCATCAGCGCATCGCCCCGGCGTACCAGCCGGCGAACGCGGGCGCGCAAGGCGCTGTCGGCGTACCAGTCGTCGGCGACGGCATCGACGCCGAACAGCCCTTCGGCCACGTCGCGCAGGGATGCGCCCGCAAGGGTGCCATCGAGCGCCTGGAGCGTGTTCAACTCCAGCAGCGCAGTGGGTGTCGGCCGCGACCGTGCCGTTCCCGCCGGCGCTGCATCGCCAGCGGCGGCCAGCTTGTCCAGTTCGGCCGCCAGCGCCTGATAGCGTCCGCAGGATGCGGCGCAGGCGCGAATGGCATAGGCGTAAGCCATGCCGTCGGCCAGGCCGGGAGCGATCACCAGCCGCAGGCAGCAGCCCGGCCAGCGTGTCAGCAGCACCAGGCGCTTGCCATCGTGGATCAGGTGCTTCTGGCCGGGGAGGCGCCAGAACGCGAAGGCCACCGCGTCGGGTGGCGGGTCGGCGTCCGGGTAGAGCTGCACCACCGCATCGTGATCGGGGAACCAGGCCGGATGCGCGTCGCGCGCATCCAGGGCGGGATCTTCCAGCAGGCGCAGTCCCCAGCGCCCGGCGGCCTCTGGCCGGCGGCGCCGGCGCAGCCAGTCGCGGCGGTAGTCGGGGTGGCGACGCAGGTATTCCCACGCCAGCGCGGGGCCGTCGAGGTGCAGCGTGTAGAGATACGCGGCGGTCGGATACCAGTGTTCGGCGCTCGGGTCAGCCATGACGCAGCCTCCTGTCATTCAGCAGGAACGTCGCCACGGATTCCGCCGTGCGGGAGCTATCGAGTCGCCATCAAGTCGTCATCGAAATCGGGATAAGCTGTAACTGCTGGTGTCAAGACTGATTCGCTCCAGGGCATTGCGGAAATCGTCTGAATGCGACGGCTGCGCCGCCACGAAAATGGCGCGCAGCATGAAGCACCGTGCAGCAGCCCGCGCCAAAGATCATGACTGTTTGCATCAGAAGCGCACCACTTCGGTGCAAGAGTGTGGATTCAGACCAATCAGGTCTTGGGTAAGACTGAAATAGTCAGAATGCGCTGTCGTTGGCTGGGGGTTGGTTAGTCGGTGATCGAGCCGTTTTCCTCGGCCAGCCGCAGGTACTCCGACAGCGGCCGCGCCGGCTGGAAGTAGCGATCGCGCATCACCGGTTGCTGGTGCGGCCCAACGATGGACGCCAGATCGGACAGCTTCACATGGCCCAGGCCGGGCATGCCTATTCCCAGGTCGATCAGTCCCCATGCCGTATCGCCATCGGCCGGGTCGAGCGCGGCCAGCAGCCAGGTGGCGTGCGCGTCAGGGGTGAACAGTCGCACCGCCGGCATCGGGTCGATGCCCCGGTCAGCGGCGCGTGCCGCGCCGACGGCGAGCAGTTGCGCCCGCTGTTCAGCGGTGACGAGCGGCTGGGTCATGGCCCGAATCCCCACGCATCCGAGGATGCACGGATACGATTTTCCATCGAAGCGCGGAACCGCCGAAGCGGATGCGTGCTTTGGCGGGAAAGCACGAAGGCGCAAGCCATCGAATGCGTACATGCACGGAAACGCAGAAGCGGAATTACGCAGGTCAGGAAAGACACGGATGCGACTCCCCGGTTCCGGTGAAATCCGCAGTTGCGGATTTCAGCAAAAGCACGGAAGCGGACTAAATTACTGCCATGAGTTAAAGATAACGTGGTTTTAATTGTCCCGCGACTGGACGCTTCTGTCCATGCAGAAGCGATCCGTTCAACCCGGCCGACCGGCCGGTGCCACCACCTTCGATGCCGAGCTGGCGCAAGCCTTCGGCGCGGCGGTGCGTGCGCTGCGGATGGAACGCGGGATTGCGCAGGAATCGCTGGCCAACCTAGCTGGCATCGAGCGTTCCCATATGGGCAAGGTCGAGCGTGGCGAGCACATGCCCACGCTGGCGATCATCTTCAAGATCGCCAGCGCGCTTAGTTGCAGTACCGCCGTGCTGATGGCCGCGACGGAAAGCCAGCTCGCGTCCGTGTCCGAGACGTAGGCTGAGGGTCGGCAGGGAATCGTTACGTACAGGGCCAAAAACCACCTAAGCGATTGAAACGCAATGATAATTGCCTTGTCCCGATAGCGCATCTCCCCGTCTATGGGGCCTGTTCAAGGACTTTCGCTGTATAGCTCAGCGGCGCCACTTCCCTATCAAGGTCGAGATGGTAGTCGCCGAAGCGGTTGATGTGGCTGGTCCGAAACGGCGACAGTCCGGCCAGGATCTCGGGCGTCAGTTCAACTCCCTCCTTCCGCATCTCAGCCAAGGTCCGGCTCATGCCTTCTACGTTGTGGAGGATGATCATGTTAGCGACCAGCTGGCTGTACTTGATGATCTTGCGCTGCTCGTGTTGGACGTTCTCAGCAATGATCCCCTGGCTGCCAAAGAACACCCATTTTACGAAGCCGTTGTACTCCTCGCTCTTGTTGGTCGCAGCATGGATCGTTTTCCGAATCTCGTTGTCATCGATGTAGCGCAGCAAGAACAGCGGTCGGACGGCCTTGCCAAGTTCCCGGAAGGCGAAGTACAGCTTGTTCTTCCGGCTGTAGGTGCCCAGCCGGCGCAGGATCGAGGACGCGGTGATCTTCCCCAATCGGATCGAGATCACTACCCGCAGCATGTCGTGGAGATGGGTGGCGATCAGTTGCCAGTCGATGCTGTCTCCGAACAGTGCCTGGATGTTCTTATAGGTCCTGCCAGGTTCAGGCCGGAAGAATGTGAGATCCTTGATGTTTCGTATCCTGGGCATCAGCTGGATGCCCAGCATGTGGGCCAAACCGAAGACCGGATAGCTTTGGGCCTGCGTGTCGCCATGGACGATCTCGGGCTGGATGTCGGACGTGTTGGCCAGCAGGCCATCGAGGATGTAGATGCCCTCGTGCACGCCACAGGGAATGAAGTGGCTGAACAGCGCCACGTATTTGTCGGACACATGGTAGTAGCCGATGCCGCCGTAGCCGCCGTAGCGGATGTGGTACTCCGACAGCAGGTTGTCCTCGTACACGCTCCACTTGGTGCCATCTGCTGACGCGCTCTTGCCGCTGCCCCAATAGCCCGGCAGGTCAAATTTGTTGTAGGTATTGATGACCTCCACGATGGCCTTCTCAAGGACATCTTCGGTCACGTATTTGAGGTTGAGCCAAGCGACCTGGCGACGGCTGAAGCCCTTGATCGACCGCGCCGTCTGCGTCGGACCCAAGTTGCAGCCATAGCAAAACAGCGTGGTGATCACCCGTCGAGGGAGATCTTCAACCTGGCTCTCGGTGCCGGCGATCGGACGGAAGAATCGGTGCAGATCCAGCCATTGGCTGGCGTCGATCAGGACATCGACGATGCTGGACTCCGGGAGCCGTTCGGCGATGAGGCGGTCCACGGTGGCAATGGCGCTTGAGACCTCGGCGCGTTGCCCCTTCCGCAGTACCAGGCGTCCTTCCAGAATGTCCGCATGAACATTCTCGGGGAAACGCTCGTCAACTTCGTCGGCCAAGTCGGTCAGTTGTGCGCGCAACCCGGCCACGAAAGTCGCAGCGTCGGTGGGCAAGCCTGACACCTGGCCATAGGCTTCCAGTTCCTGGGCCAAGGTGGCTTCATCGACCAGCTGCTCGCGGTAGTCGTCAAATCGTTCGCTGCTCGGGATGAAGAGATCTCCCGACTTCAGTTCGTCCTTGACCTGCACCAGCACGGCCAGCTCGAAGTACTTACGGTGCATCCAGCCGGCGCCTGCCGCGCTGGCCCGCTTGCCAAACACGTGCTGACGCCAGAGCTTGGACATCCAATCGAAGTCCTTTTCCGGGTCCAGGCCGAGGGATGCGACCTCGATCAGCTCACGGCGTTGGTTGCGCAGCGACAGCACCGCTGCAATCAACGGCTCCATGCCGGCATCGTGGCTGGTTGCCCGCAAGTTCATCAGCTCCAGCCCATTGAACAGCAGCGGCCTGACCGCGCCGTAGGGTTGCAGCATGAAAGGCAGATAGTTCTTTCCTGCGTATGCCATATGTTCTTCGCATTCGGCCAAC includes the following:
- a CDS encoding Tn3 family transposase: MATLHETAYPRLKPDPTAKELEEVYTPTAAEIAFAKQLTAQPGPQLAVLIHLKLFQRLGYFTLLAEVPERIRQHIAKAARLGRVLASDQLERYDVSGSKRRHMPQLRKFIGVRPLDKSGLAWLDTVATAAAQTKHTIPDIVNVLLEELVHHRYELPGFRTLELAAIGARERVNLGYYRSISHALTPATRTLIDELLRAPEGSRFTGWHSLKREPGRPTNKEVRFYLQHIRMLQQLAEQLPPIDVPVPKLKQFRAMARAYDASELAELAPDKRYALATIFIRAQHAKTLDDAAELFIKQVRGLENTAQQKLLAYQLEHAKRADFLIGQLKEILQAYQLDGSDSQRVDAIDNSLEAEVSTLLAECEEHMAYAGKNYLPFMLQPYGAVRPLLFNGLELMNLRATSHDAGMEPLIAAVLSLRNQRRELIEVASLGLDPEKDFDWMSKLWRQHVFGKRASAAGAGWMHRKYFELAVLVQVKDELKSGDLFIPSSERFDDYREQLVDEATLAQELEAYGQVSGLPTDAATFVAGLRAQLTDLADEVDERFPENVHADILEGRLVLRKGQRAEVSSAIATVDRLIAERLPESSIVDVLIDASQWLDLHRFFRPIAGTESQVEDLPRRVITTLFCYGCNLGPTQTARSIKGFSRRQVAWLNLKYVTEDVLEKAIVEVINTYNKFDLPGYWGSGKSASADGTKWSVYEDNLLSEYHIRYGGYGGIGYYHVSDKYVALFSHFIPCGVHEGIYILDGLLANTSDIQPEIVHGDTQAQSYPVFGLAHMLGIQLMPRIRNIKDLTFFRPEPGRTYKNIQALFGDSIDWQLIATHLHDMLRVVISIRLGKITASSILRRLGTYSRKNKLYFAFRELGKAVRPLFLLRYIDDNEIRKTIHAATNKSEEYNGFVKWVFFGSQGIIAENVQHEQRKIIKYSQLVANMIILHNVEGMSRTLAEMRKEGVELTPEILAGLSPFRTSHINRFGDYHLDLDREVAPLSYTAKVLEQAP
- a CDS encoding helix-turn-helix transcriptional regulator, translating into MRPAPLRPAAAAVAAPVQPQRYLTNDEAAEYLRLSPRTLEKQRVMGGGPKFRKFGRRVMYAVADLDAWADQRSYEATSDPEYAERHAGDYRDGR
- a CDS encoding helix-turn-helix domain-containing protein, which encodes MQKRSVQPGRPAGATTFDAELAQAFGAAVRALRMERGIAQESLANLAGIERSHMGKVERGEHMPTLAIIFKIASALSCSTAVLMAATESQLASVSET
- a CDS encoding replication initiator protein A, with protein sequence MSSPSLPPGQRSQQREQLDLFRALPGDGMAPRDSQDLMAFPFFSLAKSRRTAPIDFRSGNITIRVEGTAEHGIATIWDADVLIWAASQIVEARDAGIRPSRLIHATPYEILRFIGRGTSLNDYQRLKAALDRLQSTSVATSIRETTGRRLHRFSWVNEWRELADASGTPLGIELILPDWFYAGVLDAALVLTIDPAYFRLKGGIERWLYRLVRKHGGRQEHGWQFDFRHLHRKSGSAARFSDFAYDLRVLVARQSLPGYVLGIESMPDEKLELLTFRPVPSTARG
- a CDS encoding DUF2958 domain-containing protein; this translates as MTQPLVTAEQRAQLLAVGAARAADRGIDPMPAVRLFTPDAHATWLLAALDPADGDTAWGLIDLGIGMPGLGHVKLSDLASIVGPHQQPVMRDRYFQPARPLSEYLRLAEENGSITD
- a CDS encoding DUF2285 domain-containing protein — protein: MADPSAEHWYPTAAYLYTLHLDGPALAWEYLRRHPDYRRDWLRRRRRPEAAGRWGLRLLEDPALDARDAHPAWFPDHDAVVQLYPDADPPPDAVAFAFWRLPGQKHLIHDGKRLVLLTRWPGCCLRLVIAPGLADGMAYAYAIRACAASCGRYQALAAELDKLAAAGDAAPAGTARSRPTPTALLELNTLQALDGTLAGASLRDVAEGLFGVDAVADDWYADSALRARVRRLVRRGDALMRGGYRRLAQLPPVAQGRAASPAKRP